The Syntrophales bacterium nucleotide sequence ATTTAAGAATAAATATGTCGGCGGCCGAGGATATGCCATAAAGCTAATCTGGGATGAAACAAGCAGGGAGACCCGTTATGACAGCCCGGAAAATATTCTCGTCATGGCCAGCGGCCCGCTGGGCAACGAACCCGGTTTCCCGGGCACCGGCAAATTTGTCTTTGGCACTATCTCGCCCCTTACAGATACATTCATAGATTCAAATATCGGTGGTCACTTTGCGCCGTTGCTAAAACTTGCCGGTTTTGACGCAATGGCCGTCTCTGGAATTTCCGGAGAGGATGTTGTCATTATTGTTGATGGAGATGCCGGAACCATCAGCATCGCCGCCGCGCCAGCCTACGATAAAAAAACAGATGAAGGTGCCCTCTCCTTTGGCGAAGCCCTTCTAAAAGACGTTAACAGTGGAGAGTTCAGCAACGATATAGCTGCGGTAACCGCGGGGAAAGGCGCGTGCAATGCCAGGTTTGGTATCATTAACAGCCTCTTTTTCGACCTGAAGCGTAAACGCATCCGCTCCAAGCAGGCCGGCAGAGGCGGCACTGGAACAGTCATGCGGTTCAAAGGTCTGAGGGGAATTATTGCCCGCTCCGGTCTTTCAAAAGCGAATGGCAACAATGCAATAGATCCTGAAGGCGTACGCGAGGCAGGTTCCGCATTAAAAAAAGTTTTAAGGCAGTACGACCCGGAACAGCTCCGTTTATCCGCATGGGGCACCACCGGCCTTTCCGAGTATATGGATAAGTTTCACATTTTCCCGATTAATAATTATCAATACGGGCAGAGTCCGGAGTCTAAAAAGATCTTTTCATATGTCTTTCTCGACAAGTATTTCAGTAAAAAGATGCAAGACGGGTGCTATTACGGCTGTAATCTGGCATGTGCCAAGACTGCTGAAGACGTTGAGCTGACAAGGGGGCCGGAGGCAGGACGAAAGGTCTGTATTGACGGCCCTGAGTATGAAACCGTAGGGTCTGTTTCCTGTATGGGTATCTTTGATCCCCATTATATTATGGAATATAACTGGTATTGTGATGAATACGGCCTCGATACAATCTCCACAGGTGTGACAATATCGTTCTTTATGGAGTGTGTCCAGCGCGGCTTTCTGAGTACAGCTGATATCGGTTATGACCTGACATTCGGTAACATAGACGCCGCAGACCGCCTACTGCATGAAATCGCCGACGGAGAAGGTTTTGGTAAGATTGTCGGCCAGGGGGTAGCAAGGGGCAAGAGATGGGTTGCTGAAAAATATTCAGCCGGAAAAGACGTATCCAAAGATGATGTGATGGAGGAGTTGAACAAATTCGGAATGGAGGTTAAAGGGCTTGAATTTTCGATGTACATCACCAAAGAGTCACTCGCCCAGCAGGGCGGGTACGGCTTTGCCCTGAAAGGACCGCAGCATGATGAGGCATGGCTGATCTTTATCGACCAGGTCAACAAAGAGCTTCCGACTTTTGAACTTAAAGCCAATGCGCTCCGGTGGTTCCCCCAGATCCGCACATGGTTCAATGCCACAGGGCTGTGCAAGCTTCCGTGGATCGACGTGCGTCATCCCGATGCGGCAAGTACGGAAGCCCCCGCAAAGAACTTTCCCACGCTGGAATATTATGTCAAATATCTCAACTCGACAACGGGCAGCAGCAAAACCCTGCAGGATATACTGGACGATTCAGAACGGCTGTTATTACTGCAGAAGATGATCAATCTCCGCCAGGGAAAGGGAACCCGCTCAAGCGATCAGATTCCGTTAAGAGCCATGGGCCCCGTGTATTCTAACGAGCATGAATCTCGAACCGAATATTACGATGAATGGCTGCAGGAACGTCTCGGTAAGGAGAAGATGCCGGATGATCCGAACGAAAGGCATAAGCTTCTGATGGAAATTAGAATACAGGATTACCAACGCCTTTGTGATGCCGTATATAAGGAAAAAGGGTTCTCGTCCGACGGGATTCCTTTGCCTGAAACTCTGGAAAAATTCGACCTGATGGACGAGCAGGCCAGAGCGCTGCTGAAGGAGTTCGGAACGTTCGGGTAAGAAATCGGGGGTCAGGTCTTGCTTTTTGCCACCCTTGCGGCGATTTTACTGACCCGTGAATAATGAAGTCCAATGTGGTTGCCAACATCCTTCAATTTATATCCCCAACGGTACACAGCATCGTAGATTCCTTCGTTTCTTTGCGTGCCCTCGAATATCTCCGTAAGGGAGGGACGTGCGGCATACTTCTCCATTCGCACAGCCTCATCCGTTTCCGACTCATCAATTAACTTTTGGACTTTTTCAATAAATTCTCCTCGCCCTAATATCAGCCCGCCTCTGGCTTCTTTCAAAGGACTTTCACTATCCGATCCCTCCTTCACAAAGGAAATGTACCGTTCACGGGCATGAACCTTCGAAGGGGAGAATAAAGCTAGGAGCCAGTCTGTGTGGAGAACCGATTCTCGTTGTCTCATACCAGCCGTTGCACCGTATGACGACCAAGACCATTCTTCCGGTGAATGAACCAGTCCCGCCCGTACAGGATTCAACGCAATATATCGGCTGAGTTCGAGAAGGTAGGCATCCTTTTCGACGACAAATGCTTTATAGCGGCCCTGGAAGAGATGGCCTACACGATCGTGACGCCTGTTATACTTCTGGGTGTAAACGCCATTGAGCTGGCGCATGCCCTGGGATAGATTAGCCTGGGGAGTTTCCACCAGGAGGTGATAATGGTTGCCCATGAGGCAGTACGCATGGACAATCCAGCGATAACGTTCAACCACATCGGCAAGGATCATGAGAAACGTCCGGTAGTCTTCAGTATCTGCAAAGATATCCTGCCGGGCATTTCCCCGGGAGGTTATATGATAAAAACCACCTTCGTATTCTATGCGTATCGGCCGTGCCATGAACAACAGGTATCATACATGATGGCAAAAAGCAAGACCTGACCCCTTTGAATTGACCGGTTAGTAGATGCAGGCATCTAATATCGATAGCACGTTTGCCAGCAGTTCATCTGAGGCACGTTCGATGCGCTTCGCTTGACGAGTACGGAAGTCGACTGACTTGACCTGCTCAACCATGATGAACCCCGTCAGGCTACTATTTTCCGGAACAGGTACGTGGAAGGGAAACCCGCGTTCTGTGTTCGTTAGGGGACACACAATGGCCAAGCCAGTGCTACGGTTGAACAAGTCCTTGCTCACAACCAGAGCAGGCCGACGCCCTTTCTGTTCGTAACCGGACTGGGGATCGAAAGTGATGGCAATAATGTCGCCTTGTCTGGGGATATAGACCGCCATCTACCATGCCTCCTTACCGACCGGCTCCCCCCAATCGACTTCGCTGGTGTGGTAGTCTTCGGGAATTTGCGCCACGAGGTCCTCGAGACGGTACCGTCCGCGGATTTTCCTGATTGGCGCGATAACGATGATACCGTCTCGTACCGCAACCTCCACCTCGTCCCCAACTCCAAGGCGAGCATCTTCTAGCACGTTCTTGGCAAGACGTAGTCCCTGACTATTACCCCATTTTTGAATCTTCGTATGCATGTAACCACCTCCTTGTGTATATCCCAAGTATAGCCATTCCAGGCCAAGCAGTCAAGAGGTATTTTAGGCAACCGCCTTGTTAGCTGCGGTTTTGTTCTGATTCATGTTCGAGTTTTCCAGCCTCCTGATATAAATCAGATAGAGCGCTTTCTGCTTTAAAATATATATCCTGAAGTCTTTTTTCCTTTCTCAGTAATGGATGGCATCCAAGAAATTGGTAAATATAATCTATGGCCACCCATGATCGATCCAAGAATTCAGAATAATGGCCTTGATTTATTTCTGGAGCCTCTTCATCCGGGACCAGGATTTCTTTACCATCCATTATCTTCGCTATTAATATTGGTTTTTGAAAGGCCTTTATAAAATGCCTGATGTCCTCACGAAGTTCGGAAGGTGTTTCTCCAAATGGTTCCATTGCTGATTCAGTCCATCCTTCAATTGATCCATTTTCATCATAATATACTTCGTGAATATGATATGTATGAGTATCATTTTCCTCATGATATCTATGGATAACCCTGTGATTCCAAAAAAACATGTTTGACTCCAAAATCTATTAATTTTTACAGCTAACGCCGAGTTGAGCGGAACCCCGACTTGGCGTGAAAGGAAAGTATTTTTACTTTCCTTTCGCGTCAATCAAGGGGCGGAGTCCCGCAGAGCGGGATTTCCGCTCGAACGATTTGTTCGCGCCGCTTGCGGCGCGTCAAATCGGAGAGTGTAGCTGAACTCGGCGTTCGCCACGCCGCAGGCGAGGCGAACGTTTTGCCCTTCTCGGATTTTTGCAATCATTCAACAAAAATTCTTTAGTAAAATAGGGGAGGTGTCCCCCATGTTTCATATTTATTGAACAATGGATTGAGTTCGACCGCCTCGCGGATCGACTCAATCCTTATAGGTTATATGAATTCTCTCCATCTTAATTACTCAATTGTCAGTATATCGGATGAAACTCCAAATTTTTCTAATAGCCGTTTAGCAGAGTTTATTAAACCAGCAGTGTTATTATGTGCGTCTATCCATAGCCCATTTGAAAGTTTTTTGGGAGCACGAAAATCATCACCATACTTTTGCTTCGGTTCCTTATTGATAAGGTTTCTTTTACCTCGTCCAATTACTACTGGACAGTCAGAGGGTTTTAGCTTGCCGTTCTTTACGAGCCAGTTAGCAGTGGTGACTAAAATTTCATAAGAATTGCGGAGTTCAAAGACTTCACCTTTTAGTTTCATCTTTCGTGGCCTTTCACCTCGAAATGGTATTGATTCCATGGATGTATCAGAGGAAGTTTTCTCCCCAAATTCACCTGAAATTATTTCCTTAACCCTTTCTTTCAACAAATCCTCAATTTCTGTGTCTTCAAACTGATAGTCTAGATAACCTTGCGTGATAATCGATTTAACTACTGGCATGAGCCCCTTTATCATCTCTTCAGGCTCATCCAAGAGAGATTGCCATATTTCATCTAATATTTGAGATTTCTTCACTAAAACTTCTATATATTCGATGTTGGTTTTTGAGATTGTAGATATCTTTCTGAGTACCGCTGGCAGTTCTTCATTTTCTATGTCTGTTTTCCAAATGATTCGCTCAGTTAAAGTGGTTCCCTCTTCGAATGACCTAATCAGCACCCATATTGCGCCGTTGGTCAATACACCGTATTTTGTGCCCTCGCCAAAAGAATACTTTGCTAATTGGCGGACGACTTCTTTTTGTTCAATGTCAACATCCAACTTTTTTGCTTCAACGAAGAGGATTTTCTTTCCGTTCTTAATCAAGGAGTAGTCTGGCACACCTTCTTCTGTGGATACATTAGGCTGTACTTCCTCGGGGTTTTCAGGATCCCATCCGAGATTCCGCAAAATAGGATTTATTATTTGGTCCCTCACCGCCATCTCGTTCTGCTCATAAAGAGAACGAAATTTCTTTATTTTTTCTACTATCGGTACTAAAGCCTCGTTTAGATTATTCATTTTTTCACGCTACTCCTTTATTAGTGGAATTCATATAACGCTTGGTATAACCGGTTTGAAAAAGCGTCAGCTTTTTCAAATCCGAGTTAATACCATTGTTATGTTTTTCAGTCTGCTGTCCATCTTGCCTCAAAGTGTTCACGTTCCATTTTAAGCCCCAGTTTTATCTTATTGGCAATCTCAGCATTCATCATAGGTAACATATTCAAGCTCTGGCTTACCGCAGCGCGTATTCCAGCCAAGCATGTTTTAGTTTTTATCCAGTTTTGCGGGCTAAAAACCCGATTTGATGGCTGTGGTTCATTTGCCGCAGATTCTAAAGCAAAACTTAAAGACCTACCTGCTAAGTCTACGATCTGATCAGCCAAGCTGTCTTCAATCGCTCTATTCATCGCCAGGTTTGGATCTGGAACACTTTCCATAGGCATGGAGTTTGAAACTCCAAAACATACTGAAATCGCATAAAGGTGGTGATATGGGGCATAAGCACGCATAGCGAGCAAACTTTCATTTAGGCCCAACGGATTATCTTTGTTCCATTTTTCCCAAACTTTTTTCATCCAGAAATTTAAAGCCTGTGCCTTTTCTGGAGAATAATCCTTTTTAAAAAGCTGATCAAAATACTTGTCAAAAATCTTTGTTTCACTATAGGCGATGTTTGGTCTTTGGGAGTGCCACGAAATGAGATACTTGCCCATATTAAGCAAATCCAATACATAGTCTTTGTCTTTAGACGCTGGGGAGACCTCACCGCGTTTGCTAACAAAATACCCGTTAGGATATTTCTGTTCATAAGATTTCTTAATATTTAAAACTCTTTTATCATTACTTCTGAGGTCTCTCGGTTTTACAGCACTTTGTGAATTGGTATTTACGCTTATTTTATCGCCTCTTTCCCTTTGGGGTATCTCATAGAAACGAAATAGAATATATGTTTCATCCAGTTGTTTAACTTTTTCGCTACAATTCAATATTGTGGTTAATGATTGACATCCATTTACAACACTCAAACCATGGAGTTTTAGCTCACTATTGTTCAACGATAATTTGTTGCAAATTGCTGTGATGCCATTATGATAAAAAAAGAAATCCTTATGCTGTGGTGAATATATAGTGCTTTTTATCCCTTTATTTACTCTGTTACTCATCCCTAAGCTCTGTCTAACGTTTTTTTGAAATAATGTTCCATCTTTTATACCTGGCATTCTTATACATTCTCTTAATGGCAGAGTTGCGACTACCACTTTATTTCCAGCTATTTCAATTTCCATGGCCTTGCTATTTGATAAATCTACATTGTGATTAATAGTTGGATTATCTTTTTCAAGAGCTATATCATACCTTCTCTTTAATTCATTATTGTCAACGACTTTAATCGTCGCAAAAAAATCGTTATTTTCACTCAGATCAACAAGCTGTGCTTGAAATGTGCCTAAGTCGGTTTTCGCAGCATCAGTTAGTGCACCTGTTGTAACCAGTTCAAATTCAATCTCGTATTCATCTTCCAAAGCTCTTGCTACTTCAGACAACTTTCTCTTTAATTTAGTGTTGCCGACCTCTTGAAGTCTAACTAAATCTCGCAATTGTACCCATGAAGACAATACTTCACGCAAAGGCTCAGCATCAACTGATCCGTTACCAATAAAATTGCCTTGCAGGACAAAAATTGATTGCTGATTATCATCAATGAATATTGCATCAATTTGCTTGTCATCAGCCCCATCTGTCATATCATCCTTGGTTTCATTCATGTCCCTCAAATGGATATTACGCAGATACCATGCAACAAATCGTTGACCATCATTTGGAAAATTCTGTTGATAAAATTTGTCTTGTATTTCGGCAGTTATTTTTTGGTACATCATTCTTTCTCCTATTGAGATAAATGTATTGAAAACATAACCATTGATTAACAGGCAAATTTGCCCTGATATAATGATATTGATGACATTTTTGGGCATATTTGCCTTGCCCCATTATCTTCAGTTATGGTATTTTAATTGACAGGAGTATCATATGTCAATATCTAAAAACCGGAAACTGCTTGATGAAGCGCGGGATGTGATGCGGCTGCATCACTACTCGATCCATACGGAACGAACTTATTGTGACTGGATTAAACGTTATATACGGCACCACAGTATGACCAGTCGGCAAGATCTAATAGAGGGTGAAGCCAAGATCGAGGCTTTCCTGACACACCTGGCAGTGGATAAAAACGTGGCTCCATCCACACAGAATCAGGCTATGAATGCGCTGGTTTTCCTGTACAAACATGTTCTGAAACAACCCCTTGACCAGGAAATTAATGCGGTCCGGGCATCCAGGAAGATCAATGTCCCCGTGGTTATGACCAGGGAAGAGGTAGCTCAGATCATTGCTCTTATGGGGGGTGTCCCGCAACTGGTTGCTAAGTTATTATACGGTAGCGGGCTACGCATTATGGAAGCTGTTCGCCTTCGTGTGCAAGATATAGACTATGATCTCAAGTGCCTCGTTGTACGTTCGGGCAAAGGCGCAAAAGATCGGATTACGACTTTCCCAACCTCAGCCATTCCGTTACTTCAGAATCATCTTGCAAAAGTGCGGGTGATCCATAACCGGGATCTGGATCAAGGGCACGGGGAGGTTTACATGCCAAATGCTCTCGCAAGGAAATATCCAAATGCCGCAAAGGAATGGAATTGGCAGTATGTGTTTCCCGCTCGTAATCTTGCAATTGATCCGCGCAGCGGAAAAGTACGACGTCATCATGTAGATCCCAGTGTTATAAACAAGGCTATCAAGGCGGCTGTACGTAAGACAGGGCTGACGAAACGAGTAAGCGCTCACACATTCCGGCACAGTTTCGCCACTCATCTTCTTCAGCGCGGCACCGATATCAGGACTATACAGGCATTATTAGGGCACAAGGATGTAGCCACAACCATGATATACACTCATGTACTGCAACAGGGTGGACAGGGTGTGCTAAGTCCGCTCGATGACCTTGATGTCTGAAGGTTTTACAGGGTTTCTTAAGCGGCTATCGAAAAACAGGACAGGCGAAAAATGATACTATATTAACGATAAACAGGGAGGAAGGGAATGTCATATAAAATCAAGAAAGCTGCCGTTTTGGGGGCGGGGGT carries:
- a CDS encoding aldehyde ferredoxin oxidoreductase C-terminal domain-containing protein, producing MKILQQINYKPAIVTGGYTDRILKVDLGTQDITIVELEPEFKNKYVGGRGYAIKLIWDETSRETRYDSPENILVMASGPLGNEPGFPGTGKFVFGTISPLTDTFIDSNIGGHFAPLLKLAGFDAMAVSGISGEDVVIIVDGDAGTISIAAAPAYDKKTDEGALSFGEALLKDVNSGEFSNDIAAVTAGKGACNARFGIINSLFFDLKRKRIRSKQAGRGGTGTVMRFKGLRGIIARSGLSKANGNNAIDPEGVREAGSALKKVLRQYDPEQLRLSAWGTTGLSEYMDKFHIFPINNYQYGQSPESKKIFSYVFLDKYFSKKMQDGCYYGCNLACAKTAEDVELTRGPEAGRKVCIDGPEYETVGSVSCMGIFDPHYIMEYNWYCDEYGLDTISTGVTISFFMECVQRGFLSTADIGYDLTFGNIDAADRLLHEIADGEGFGKIVGQGVARGKRWVAEKYSAGKDVSKDDVMEELNKFGMEVKGLEFSMYITKESLAQQGGYGFALKGPQHDEAWLIFIDQVNKELPTFELKANALRWFPQIRTWFNATGLCKLPWIDVRHPDAASTEAPAKNFPTLEYYVKYLNSTTGSSKTLQDILDDSERLLLLQKMINLRQGKGTRSSDQIPLRAMGPVYSNEHESRTEYYDEWLQERLGKEKMPDDPNERHKLLMEIRIQDYQRLCDAVYKEKGFSSDGIPLPETLEKFDLMDEQARALLKEFGTFG
- a CDS encoding transposase, whose translation is MARPIRIEYEGGFYHITSRGNARQDIFADTEDYRTFLMILADVVERYRWIVHAYCLMGNHYHLLVETPQANLSQGMRQLNGVYTQKYNRRHDRVGHLFQGRYKAFVVEKDAYLLELSRYIALNPVRAGLVHSPEEWSWSSYGATAGMRQRESVLHTDWLLALFSPSKVHARERYISFVKEGSDSESPLKEARGGLILGRGEFIEKVQKLIDESETDEAVRMEKYAARPSLTEIFEGTQRNEGIYDAVYRWGYKLKDVGNHIGLHYSRVSKIAARVAKSKT
- a CDS encoding type II toxin-antitoxin system PemK/MazF family toxin, encoding MAVYIPRQGDIIAITFDPQSGYEQKGRRPALVVSKDLFNRSTGLAIVCPLTNTERGFPFHVPVPENSSLTGFIMVEQVKSVDFRTRQAKRIERASDELLANVLSILDACIY
- a CDS encoding AbrB/MazE/SpoVT family DNA-binding domain-containing protein; the protein is MHTKIQKWGNSQGLRLAKNVLEDARLGVGDEVEVAVRDGIIVIAPIRKIRGRYRLEDLVAQIPEDYHTSEVDWGEPVGKEAW
- a CDS encoding type I restriction enzyme HsdR N-terminal domain-containing protein, with translation MNNLNEALVPIVEKIKKFRSLYEQNEMAVRDQIINPILRNLGWDPENPEEVQPNVSTEEGVPDYSLIKNGKKILFVEAKKLDVDIEQKEVVRQLAKYSFGEGTKYGVLTNGAIWVLIRSFEEGTTLTERIIWKTDIENEELPAVLRKISTISKTNIEYIEVLVKKSQILDEIWQSLLDEPEEMIKGLMPVVKSIITQGYLDYQFEDTEIEDLLKERVKEIISGEFGEKTSSDTSMESIPFRGERPRKMKLKGEVFELRNSYEILVTTANWLVKNGKLKPSDCPVVIGRGKRNLINKEPKQKYGDDFRAPKKLSNGLWIDAHNNTAGLINSAKRLLEKFGVSSDILTIE
- a CDS encoding AIPR family protein — protein: MMYQKITAEIQDKFYQQNFPNDGQRFVAWYLRNIHLRDMNETKDDMTDGADDKQIDAIFIDDNQQSIFVLQGNFIGNGSVDAEPLREVLSSWVQLRDLVRLQEVGNTKLKRKLSEVARALEDEYEIEFELVTTGALTDAAKTDLGTFQAQLVDLSENNDFFATIKVVDNNELKRRYDIALEKDNPTINHNVDLSNSKAMEIEIAGNKVVVATLPLRECIRMPGIKDGTLFQKNVRQSLGMSNRVNKGIKSTIYSPQHKDFFFYHNGITAICNKLSLNNSELKLHGLSVVNGCQSLTTILNCSEKVKQLDETYILFRFYEIPQRERGDKISVNTNSQSAVKPRDLRSNDKRVLNIKKSYEQKYPNGYFVSKRGEVSPASKDKDYVLDLLNMGKYLISWHSQRPNIAYSETKIFDKYFDQLFKKDYSPEKAQALNFWMKKVWEKWNKDNPLGLNESLLAMRAYAPYHHLYAISVCFGVSNSMPMESVPDPNLAMNRAIEDSLADQIVDLAGRSLSFALESAANEPQPSNRVFSPQNWIKTKTCLAGIRAAVSQSLNMLPMMNAEIANKIKLGLKMEREHFEARWTAD
- a CDS encoding integron integrase; translation: MSISKNRKLLDEARDVMRLHHYSIHTERTYCDWIKRYIRHHSMTSRQDLIEGEAKIEAFLTHLAVDKNVAPSTQNQAMNALVFLYKHVLKQPLDQEINAVRASRKINVPVVMTREEVAQIIALMGGVPQLVAKLLYGSGLRIMEAVRLRVQDIDYDLKCLVVRSGKGAKDRITTFPTSAIPLLQNHLAKVRVIHNRDLDQGHGEVYMPNALARKYPNAAKEWNWQYVFPARNLAIDPRSGKVRRHHVDPSVINKAIKAAVRKTGLTKRVSAHTFRHSFATHLLQRGTDIRTIQALLGHKDVATTMIYTHVLQQGGQGVLSPLDDLDV